From the genome of Uranotaenia lowii strain MFRU-FL chromosome 1, ASM2978415v1, whole genome shotgun sequence, one region includes:
- the LOC129758417 gene encoding uncharacterized protein LOC129758417, whose protein sequence is MNDNRLSFTTHVDYACKRAAIVTAALSRAMSNNSAILCSVTSSILWYGAAALSRRCYLLKLCSISSATSTGICSMCGNMPEKPRCPASSTSGKARNAAGGPIA, encoded by the exons ATGAACGACAACCGGCTGAGTTTTACGACCCACGTTGACTACGCCTGCAAAAGAGCGGCAATTGTGACAGCAGCCCTCTCgcgggccatgtcgaacaaTTCGGCGATCCTCTGCAGCGTGACCTCATCCATTCTGTGGTACGGAGCGGCAGCTTTGAGCAGGCGGTGTTATCTGCTGAAACTCTGCagc atatcttctgctacgagtACAGGCATATGCTCGATGTgtggaaacatgccagagaaaCCTCGATGTCCAGCTAGCAGCACCAGTGGGAAAGCTCGGAACGCGGCCGGTGGACCCATTgcttga